The following are encoded together in the Macadamia integrifolia cultivar HAES 741 chromosome 10, SCU_Mint_v3, whole genome shotgun sequence genome:
- the LOC122092363 gene encoding toll/interleukin-1 receptor-like protein — protein MAAASSFSSSISQWNVFLSFRRKDTRNFTSHLYAALDREGIKTLKDDEKQEKGELTSKALKKEINESRFSVIIFSRNYAGSRWCLEELALIMERWEKHDQKVFPVFLSGVHPLDVKHHKGSFEEPFGEHEKRFGREMVERWRSALRAASQLYGWSFKEFG, from the coding sequence ATGGCCGCCGCTTCTTCATTCTCATCGTCCATCTCTCAATGGAATGTATTTTTGAGCTTTCGAAGAAAAGACACACGGAACTTCACATCTCACCTCTATGCTGCTCTAGACAGGGAAGGGATCAAAACACTCAAAGATGAtgagaaacaagaaaaaggagagCTCACCTCTAAAGCactcaaaaaggaaatcaaCGAATCAAGGTTTTCCGTTATCATATTCTCAAGGAACTATGCTGGTTCCAGATGGTGCTTAGAAGAACTCGCCTTGATTATGGAACGTTGGGAAAAGCATGACCAAAAGGTTTTTCCAGTTTTCCTCTCAGGTGTCCATCCATTGGATGTAAAACACCATAAGGGTAGCTTTGAAGAGCCTTTTGGAGAGCATGAAAAACGCTTCGGCCGAGAGATGGTGGAACGGTGGAGGTCAGCCTTGAGAGCAGCTTCTCAACTCTACGGGTGGAGCTTCAAAGAATTTGGGTAA
- the LOC122092364 gene encoding probable disease resistance protein At1g62630: MVVKDISVALSGPPSPEPVIEIPTEPIMENQPSTQRKLQQMLDCIHDPDPRFGIIGEYGMGGVGKTTLVREVNNHFEKDMARGLKIPFEIVIMVTVSATPNIQGIQNEIGDRLGLKDNRANALFKALKKKFLLIFYDVWCKLKLEDIGIPHPRTHKGSKILVTSRSKDTCTDMGARKTTKMHPLSEAESWILFSDVAGEHVAADGIKVFSRKNCWKL, translated from the coding sequence ATGGTAGTGAAAGACATCTCTGTTGCGTTGAGTGGGCCGCCTTCTCCAGAGCCTGTGATAGAGATTCCAACCGAGCCAATAATGGAGAACCAGCCATCAACCCAACGCAAGCTGCAGCAGATGCTTGATTGCATACATGATCCTGATCCACGTTTTGGCATCATTGGAGAATATGGAATGGGGGGAGTGGGTAAAACTACCCTGGTTAGAGAAGTAAACAATCACTTTGAAAAAGATATGGCCAGAGGATTGAAGATACCTTTTGAGATTGTGATAATGGTCACAGTATCTGCCACTCCCAACATACAAGGCATCCAAAACGAAATCGGTGACCGCCTCGGATTAAAAGATAATAGGGCTAATGCATTGTTCAAAGCACTAAAGAAGAaatttctcttaattttttatgatgtgTGGTGCAAGTTAAAGCTGGAGGATATAGGAATCCCTCACCCCCGAACCCACAAAGGGAGCAAGATTCTTGTGACAAGCCGGAGTAAAGATACCTGCACTGATATGGGTGctagaaaaacaacaaaaatgcaTCCTTTATCGGAAGCTGAATCATGGATCCTCTTTTCTGACGTAGCTGGTGAACATGTAGCTGCGGATGGTATAAAAGTGTTTTCCCGAAAAAATTGTTGGAAGTTGTAA